A window from Tindallia magadiensis encodes these proteins:
- a CDS encoding L-cysteine desulfidase family protein — protein sequence MKDLYIQVLEEELVPALGCTEPIAIAYAAAKAREVLGQMPESMIVECSGNVIKNVKGVTVPMTPGMKGIETSAILGAVGGEASRKLEVLTLVTDEHIQETKEKLEKKICQVELAEGVEGLYIKVLLRAGQEEASVTLKDCHTGIIEITKNQQILQQESPIDVNAAQNRQVDRSFLSIQGIYDYIRQVDAEKLKPVLEDQVTMNRAIAEDGLANPYGANVGKTLLELYGDAVDNKAKAYAASGSDARMSGCSKPVVINSGSGNQGLTVSLPVIVFAEYLEVPEETLYRALALSNLISIHIKTGIGKLSAFCGAVSASCGATAAIAYLHQASFPVIARSIANTLANTSGIVCDGAKASCAAKIASSVDAAILSFRLAEKDQYFEAGDGLLKEDIEETIRSVCRMAKIGMKETDVEILKIMIES from the coding sequence TTGAAGGATTTATATATTCAGGTATTAGAAGAAGAACTGGTGCCGGCATTAGGCTGTACGGAGCCGATTGCTATTGCCTATGCTGCCGCCAAAGCTCGAGAAGTGTTAGGACAGATGCCGGAGTCTATGATTGTTGAATGCAGTGGAAACGTTATTAAAAATGTAAAAGGCGTCACCGTACCTATGACACCAGGCATGAAAGGCATTGAAACCAGTGCTATTCTTGGAGCTGTTGGTGGAGAAGCGTCACGAAAACTGGAAGTATTGACTTTGGTTACGGATGAGCATATTCAGGAAACAAAAGAAAAGCTGGAAAAGAAGATATGTCAGGTGGAACTGGCGGAAGGGGTGGAAGGACTCTACATTAAAGTTCTCCTTCGTGCCGGGCAGGAAGAAGCCAGTGTTACCTTAAAAGACTGTCACACCGGTATTATTGAAATCACTAAAAATCAGCAGATTCTTCAACAGGAATCTCCGATTGATGTCAATGCCGCTCAAAACCGACAGGTAGATCGAAGTTTTTTAAGCATTCAGGGAATCTATGACTATATTCGCCAGGTAGACGCTGAAAAATTGAAGCCGGTATTAGAGGACCAGGTCACCATGAACCGGGCCATTGCTGAAGATGGTCTTGCCAACCCTTACGGTGCCAATGTGGGTAAAACTTTGTTGGAACTTTATGGAGATGCGGTGGATAATAAAGCAAAAGCCTATGCCGCCTCCGGTTCAGATGCCCGAATGAGTGGATGTTCCAAGCCAGTGGTTATTAATTCCGGTAGTGGAAATCAGGGCTTAACCGTCTCTTTACCAGTCATTGTTTTTGCTGAATACTTGGAAGTACCGGAAGAAACGCTGTATCGAGCCCTAGCACTCAGTAATCTGATTTCTATTCATATAAAAACCGGTATTGGCAAATTATCCGCTTTTTGTGGTGCTGTCAGTGCTTCCTGTGGTGCAACGGCGGCTATCGCCTATTTACATCAGGCATCTTTTCCTGTCATTGCCAGGTCCATTGCCAACACCTTGGCCAATACCTCCGGTATTGTCTGCGATGGTGCAAAAGCTTCCTGTGCCGCTAAAATCGCTTCTTCTGTGGATGCGGCTATCCTGTCTTTCCGCTTAGCGGAGAAAGATCAGTATTTCGAAGCTGGTGACGGTCTTCTAAAGGAAGATATTGAAGAGACCATCCGCAGTGTTTGCCGGATGGCCAAAATTGGAATGAAAGAAACAGATGTAGAAATCCTGAAGATCATGATTGAATCCTGA